The proteins below come from a single Marinobacter bohaiensis genomic window:
- a CDS encoding mandelate racemase/muconate lactonizing enzyme family protein produces the protein MKIERIHTHILDYKLEQAFESASMRFERRQHCLVEVVCDDGTVGWGECLGPAKPNAAVVDTYAAALIGRNPLETEKLWLDLYNRLRDQGQRGLTVTALSGIDIALWDIKGKHYGAPVSELLGGRFRDSVRAYATGSFRREGVDRVQDVADEVAGYAREGFHGVKIKIGFDVEEDLRAIAAARDAIGPERRLMIDANHGYDLLEALEVGKRAERYRIDWFEEPVLPEQIATYRAVRDGQPLPVASGENWHGRYAMLEPLSTRAVDIVQPDVCGVGGFSEMRRVVDMAALFGVRLVPHVWGTAVCLAASLQVMAALPPNPPRRNPIEPIMEFDRTKNPFRQAVVQTPIEHSQGVVPIPDGPGLGIEINRDALRQFALKEA, from the coding sequence ATGAAGATTGAACGCATACACACGCACATTCTCGACTACAAACTCGAGCAGGCCTTCGAAAGCGCGTCGATGCGCTTCGAAAGACGCCAGCACTGTCTGGTGGAAGTGGTCTGCGACGACGGCACGGTGGGCTGGGGCGAGTGCCTGGGCCCAGCGAAACCCAACGCCGCCGTCGTCGACACCTACGCCGCCGCCCTGATCGGCCGCAATCCGCTGGAAACCGAAAAACTCTGGCTCGACCTCTACAACCGCCTGCGCGACCAGGGCCAGCGCGGGCTGACCGTCACCGCCCTGAGCGGGATCGATATCGCGCTGTGGGACATCAAGGGCAAGCACTACGGTGCGCCGGTCAGCGAGCTGTTGGGCGGGCGCTTCCGGGACAGCGTACGGGCCTATGCCACGGGCTCGTTCCGCCGCGAAGGCGTCGACCGGGTGCAGGATGTCGCCGATGAAGTAGCCGGCTACGCCCGCGAAGGCTTCCACGGCGTCAAGATCAAGATCGGCTTCGACGTCGAGGAAGACCTGCGCGCCATCGCCGCCGCGCGCGACGCCATCGGCCCCGAGCGGCGCCTGATGATCGACGCCAACCACGGTTACGACCTGCTGGAGGCGCTCGAGGTCGGCAAACGCGCCGAGCGCTACCGGATCGACTGGTTCGAGGAACCGGTCCTGCCCGAGCAGATAGCCACCTACCGTGCGGTCCGCGATGGCCAGCCCTTACCGGTGGCCAGTGGCGAGAACTGGCACGGTCGCTACGCCATGCTCGAACCGCTCTCGACCCGCGCGGTGGATATCGTCCAGCCCGATGTCTGTGGCGTAGGCGGGTTCTCGGAAATGCGCCGGGTGGTCGACATGGCGGCCCTATTCGGAGTGCGCCTGGTACCGCACGTGTGGGGCACGGCGGTCTGTCTGGCAGCCAGCCTGCAAGTTATGGCGGCGCTGCCGCCCAACCCGCCCCGGCGCAACCCGATCGAGCCGATCATGGAATTCGATCGCACCAAGAACCCCTTCCGTCAGGCTGTCGTGCAAACGCCCATCGAACACAGCCAGGGCGTGGTGCCGATCCCGGACGGTCCCGGCCTGGGCATCGAGATCAACCGCGATGCCCTGCGCCAGTTCGCTTTGAAGGAGGCATAA